A window of the Chryseobacterium arthrosphaerae genome harbors these coding sequences:
- a CDS encoding ROK family protein encodes MSLIDLSKQVALGVDIGGTNTKFGIVNHRGEVLDKGNLKTDAYDRVEDFIDALYENVYPLMEKHGTEKHFDGIGVGAPNANYYKGTIELAPNLPWKGVIPFAELMTAKFNLPCTVTNDANAAALGEMLFGAARGMKDFIMITLGTGVGSGIIANGSLIYGHDGFAGELGHTIVKPGGRKHWSTGSEGSLEAYASATGITITAKKMRAEFPESMLNQYPEDAINSKTVYECAMQDDPIAKEVFRYTGQKLGEALANFVMFSSPEAILLFGGVIKAGDFILKPAKLHMERNLLPIFRNKVKLVFSELDEADAAILGASALVWEK; translated from the coding sequence ATGTCATTAATAGATTTATCAAAACAAGTTGCCCTTGGAGTTGACATCGGCGGAACCAATACAAAATTCGGAATTGTAAACCACCGTGGAGAAGTTCTGGATAAAGGAAATCTGAAAACAGATGCCTATGACAGAGTAGAAGATTTCATCGATGCTTTGTATGAAAATGTATATCCTTTGATGGAAAAACACGGAACAGAAAAGCACTTTGACGGAATCGGAGTAGGCGCACCCAATGCCAACTATTACAAAGGAACCATAGAGCTGGCTCCTAACCTGCCATGGAAAGGAGTTATTCCTTTTGCAGAGCTGATGACAGCCAAATTCAACCTACCTTGTACCGTGACTAATGATGCCAATGCGGCAGCTTTGGGAGAAATGCTTTTCGGTGCGGCAAGAGGAATGAAAGATTTCATCATGATCACTCTGGGAACCGGTGTAGGCAGCGGAATCATTGCCAACGGAAGCCTGATCTATGGACATGACGGTTTTGCCGGAGAACTGGGGCATACAATTGTAAAGCCAGGCGGAAGAAAACACTGGAGCACAGGATCTGAAGGAAGCCTGGAAGCTTATGCATCTGCTACAGGGATTACGATCACGGCCAAGAAAATGAGAGCAGAGTTCCCGGAATCTATGCTGAACCAATACCCTGAAGATGCAATCAACTCTAAAACGGTGTATGAATGTGCCATGCAGGACGATCCTATTGCCAAAGAGGTTTTCAGATATACAGGACAAAAGCTGGGCGAAGCATTGGCCAATTTTGTGATGTTCTCTTCACCGGAAGCTATTCTTTTATTTGGCGGAGTGATCAAGGCCGGAGATTTTATCTTAAAGCCTGCTAAACTTCATATGGAAAGAAACCTTCTTCCGATCTTCAGAAATAAAGTAAAACTGGTATTCAGTGAACTGGACGAAGCTGATGCTGCCATTCTTGGGGCGAGTGCTTTGGTCTGGGAAAAATAA
- a CDS encoding PepSY-associated TM helix domain-containing protein: MKKKHHHKKKPGFFKKWSAKLHLWFGLGIGFLIFIISITGALYVFKDEVENFTRKDVIYHNEQNIEQKQILPIRVMEKAVADQVQEKYPVHWVNIPIDKKMSYMFFWYEHNTKAWNYFDEFPVYKQAYVNPYTGKVLRVYDEKNGFFNIVKMIHWSFLLKQDWGTYVVGIPVIIFVIMLITGIVLWWPKNKAARKQRFSFKWKNIKSWKRKNYDLHNVLGFYASIFALIFSVTGLFYAFFVVQAMIYVIFSGGETQYPDFSHIKTKAPVELRTERTLDKIINTVKQKYPDSYGFAIDLGHEHMDDHEHPNFEVYVKHLTYSYHKSSSLIFDENSGDLLHTHDPKDKNFGEKVVNANYDIHVGAILGLPTKIIAFIVSLICASLPVTGFMIWWGRRKKKALKTA; encoded by the coding sequence ATGAAGAAAAAGCATCATCATAAAAAAAAGCCGGGTTTCTTTAAAAAGTGGTCTGCTAAGCTCCACCTCTGGTTTGGGCTGGGAATTGGATTTCTGATCTTCATTATTTCTATTACCGGCGCATTGTATGTCTTTAAAGATGAAGTAGAAAATTTCACCCGGAAAGATGTCATTTACCATAACGAGCAGAATATTGAGCAAAAGCAGATCCTTCCGATCAGAGTAATGGAGAAGGCCGTTGCAGATCAGGTACAGGAAAAATACCCGGTCCATTGGGTCAATATTCCTATTGACAAGAAAATGTCTTATATGTTCTTCTGGTATGAGCATAATACAAAAGCATGGAATTACTTTGATGAATTCCCGGTGTACAAACAGGCCTATGTGAATCCTTATACCGGAAAAGTCCTGAGGGTTTATGATGAAAAGAACGGCTTTTTCAATATTGTAAAGATGATCCACTGGAGCTTTCTTCTGAAGCAGGACTGGGGAACTTATGTAGTGGGAATACCGGTGATCATTTTTGTGATCATGCTGATTACAGGAATCGTTTTATGGTGGCCTAAAAACAAAGCGGCAAGGAAACAGCGTTTTTCATTTAAATGGAAAAATATCAAAAGCTGGAAAAGAAAGAACTACGACCTTCACAATGTATTAGGCTTTTATGCTTCCATCTTTGCTCTGATCTTTTCTGTCACAGGGCTTTTCTATGCTTTCTTTGTGGTGCAGGCAATGATCTATGTGATCTTCTCGGGCGGAGAAACCCAATACCCTGACTTCTCCCACATCAAAACAAAAGCTCCTGTAGAATTGAGAACAGAAAGGACTCTTGACAAAATCATCAATACGGTCAAACAAAAGTATCCGGACTCTTACGGTTTTGCAATCGACCTTGGACACGAACATATGGATGATCATGAACATCCCAACTTTGAAGTTTATGTAAAACACCTCACCTATTCTTACCACAAGAGCAGCAGCCTTATTTTTGATGAAAATTCGGGAGACCTGCTTCATACTCATGATCCGAAAGATAAAAATTTCGGAGAAAAAGTGGTTAATGCCAATTATGATATTCACGTAGGGGCTATTTTAGGTCTTCCTACCAAGATCATTGCTTTTATAGTAAGTCTTATCTGCGCTTCTCTTCCGGTAACCGGATTTATGATCTGGTGGGGCAGAAGAAAGAAAAAAGCGTTAAAAACAGCTTAA